GGCGGTAAGGGGAGGAAGGGGCACCCGCAGCACCCATGGTGCTAGGACAAAAGGGCGTCAATACCTGCTGGGGATAAGACCAAGGCCTGCAGCAGGTCGGACAGAGAGATGATGCCTTTCACCAGGTCAGCTCTGTCCACCAGGACCAGCCGATGGACCTGTGAGACAGGACGAGGAGGGAGACGTTCACCTCGGCTTCTCATGCGATATGATCACAGAGCCTTTGCCCTTGAAAGAAAGCTAAAGTCAGCTGTTGAGGGGAGGATCTCTACCTCAGCTTTGACTATCCGGTCGATGATGGTTTCCAGGGTTTCGTCGGGATAGCACTTAATCACACCCTCGACAAAACACGTGCGTCTCTGAACGGCCTCCTGCATAGTCATGTCCAGGTTGTTGTACGTCTTCTGGGCTGCGAGGTTCTGccatcacagcaacacagaaacCCCATTTGTTGACTGCTGTATGGTATGTTTTGAATGTATGCAATTGCAAATATCAGCCTgatttcacaaaacacattacagGAGATTGTTTGATTTCTTGAATAAAACCAAGGCAGAACTTACAATCACATCAAATCTTGAGTAGAGTGCCACCACTTTGCCTGAGGGAACAAAAAATTGGATGCTTTAAGAGATTCAGCTCCCGTGACTGGACATTTTCTACTTTACATCAGGATTTAAACAATGCAGACCTTGCTCGTCCACCACTGGCAGCGCAGACACCCTCCTTTCTACAAAAATGGAGAGGGCGTCATAGACGGTAGCTGTTTCACGAACCGTGGCGATGTTGCTGAAGGTTCCTATGCCCAGCTCTTGAATCGGCCTCTGAATGAACTGAGGTTTGGGAACTTTCCCTCCCTGAAAACAGCCAAACACCACAGAAGAGGAATGTTGGTACTGAGGCTGAGGCTTGTTTGCTCTTGAGTAAGAGTAATTAAAGTAGTTAAGCATTTACAAAATAAGAAGCAATTTATATTAATTTGCAAAAAGGAGTTTGCAAAAGCTGACATTCAGCTCCTGCTGAGCTCCCCTGATCTTTGACAGCCAATATAAAGAGCCATCTGCTGAATCCAAGGTGTCATAAAAACCCTTAGCTTTTGCTCTTTATTTTCACCTCCTCCATTTTACAAAATTCAGCATGGCAGTTTGAGAGTTGCTTCGAACAGGAAAGGGAGTGCGAGAGGAGAACATGACTTTCATGGGGTGATGGTCAATTCATTTTCATGCAACGGGAGCGTCACTCTAACACCAATGAGCCATGTCAAAGCTTGCTCACAAAAATATGGAGGAACTTCAGGATTCTCTTGTGGGTCAGAATGTGCAAGACGTTCCCAGACTCGGGGTCAATCACCGGCAACCTGTGGATCTTGTACTTGAGCAGGGAATAGATGGCATCAAAGAGGCTGCAAGGAGAAGAGAAGGTATGGAACGAGGAAGTTACTGACAACAGGACATTATAGAGTgacaaaacatatatatttcCAGATCTGTGCATGAGACGTGCTACATAATAGTTTTAGCAGGACAGTTTCACATGTGGGAGAGTGTTGTGTGGGCTCACCTGGCCTCAGGAGAAATGCTAATGAGGAAGTGATTGGTATACTGCAGAAAAACAtctggacagagaaagagagagcccTTTAACGGGAAATCACAACAGAGACGTGTACACAGCGGTGATATCATTGGCCGTGTGTTAGTTATTTACTTTGAAATGAATCACCTCTCCATGTCTCAATCTTGTGGCTCTCCAGCTCATAGATTTGAACCTTGCAGGGGGAAACCACAATACCAAGAGATCAATACGAAGTCATGATTCAGCCATTTTAGGTGCAACTTGTTGAAACTGACTTCAGTGTATTTGCTACTCACCATGGGTGACTTA
The DNA window shown above is from Myripristis murdjan chromosome 2, fMyrMur1.1, whole genome shotgun sequence and carries:
- the prkag3a gene encoding 5'-AMP-activated protein kinase subunit gamma-1 isoform X1, which gives rise to MEPPCQVSFQKKKKEMQNKEADATVYMNFMKNHCCYDAIPTSCKLVIFDTTLQVKKAFFALVANGLRAAPLWDNKLQRFVGMLTITDFINILHRYYKSPMVQIYELESHKIETWRGDSFQNVFLQYTNHFLISISPEASLFDAIYSLLKYKIHRLPVIDPESGNVLHILTHKRILKFLHIFGGKVPKPQFIQRPIQELGIGTFSNIATVRETATVYDALSIFVERRVSALPVVDEQGKVVALYSRFDVINLAAQKTYNNLDMTMQEAVQRRTCFVEGVIKCYPDETLETIIDRIVKAEVHRLVLVDRADLVKGIISLSDLLQALVLSPAGIDALLS
- the prkag3a gene encoding 5'-AMP-activated protein kinase subunit gamma-1 isoform X3, translated to MEPPCQVSFQKKKKEMQNKEADATVYMNFMKNHCCYDAIPTSCKLVIFDTTLQVKKAFFALVANGLRAAPLWDNKLQRFVGMLTITDFINILHRYYKSPMVQIYELESHKIETWRDVFLQYTNHFLISISPEASLFDAIYSLLKYKIHRLPVIDPESGNVLHILTHKRILKFLHIFGGKVPKPQFIQRPIQELGIGTFSNIATVRETATVYDALSIFVERRVSALPVVDEQGKVVALYSRFDVINLAAQKTYNNLDMTMQEAVQRRTCFVEGVIKCYPDETLETIIDRIVKAEVHRLVLVDRADLVKGIISLSDLLQALVLSPAGIDALLS
- the prkag3a gene encoding 5'-AMP-activated protein kinase subunit gamma-1 isoform X2, with amino-acid sequence MEPPCQVSFQKKKKEMQNKEADATVYMNFMKNHCCYDAIPTSCKLVIFDTTLQVKKAFFALVANGLRAAPLWDNKLQRFVGMLTITDFINILHRYYKSPMVQIYELESHKIETWRGDSFQNVFLQYTNHFLISISPEASLFDAIYSLLKYKIHRLPVIDPESGNVLHILTHKRILKFLHIFGGKVPKPQFIQRPIQELGIGTFSNIATVRETATVYDALSIFVERRVSALPVVDEQGKVVALYSRFDVINLAAQKTYNNLDMTMQEAVQRRTCFVEGVIKCYPDETLETIIDRIVKAEVHRLVLVDRADLVKGIISLSDLLQALVLSPAEMTIE